A single region of the Mustela lutreola isolate mMusLut2 chromosome 2, mMusLut2.pri, whole genome shotgun sequence genome encodes:
- the RPL14 gene encoding large ribosomal subunit protein eL14 has protein sequence MVFRRFVEVGRVAYVSFGPHAGKLVAIVDVIDQNRALVDGPCTQVRRQAMPFKCMQLTDFILKFPHSARQKYVRQAWEKADINTKWAATRWAKKIEARERKAKMTDFDRYKVMKAKKMRNRIIKLEVRKLQKAALLKASPKKALATKGAAAAAAAKVPAKKMAAAGKKAPAQKVPAPKAAGQKAAPPKAQKGQKAPAQKAPAPKASGKKA, from the exons GTGTTCAGGCGTTTCGTGGAGGTTGGCCGGGTGGCCTACGTCTCCTTTGGGCCTCATGCCGGGAAGCTGGTCGCAATTGTAGATGTTATTGACCAGAACAGG GCTTTGGTTGACGGACCTTGCACTCAGGTGAGGAGACAGGCTATGCCTTTCAAGTGCATGCAGCTCACTGACTTCATCCTCAAATTCCCTCACAG TGCCCGCCAGAAGTATGTCCGACAAGCCTGGGAGAAGGCAGATATCAATACAAAATGGGCAGCCACGAGATGGGCCAAGAAGATTGAAGCCAGAGAAAGG aaagcTAAGATGACTGATTTTGATCGTTATAAAGTCATGAAGGCAAAGAAAAtg AGGAACAGAATAATCAAGCTTGAAGTTCGGAAGCTACAGAAAGCAGCTCTCCTGAAAGCTTCTCCTAAAAAAGCACTGGCTACTAAGGGTGCAGCTGCAGCAGCTGCTGCGAAGGTTCCAGCCAAAAAGATGGCTGCTGCGGGCAAGAAGGCTCCAGCCCAGAAGGTTCCTGCCCCAAAAGCTGCAGGCCAGAAGGCAGCACCTCCAAAGGCTCAGAAAGGTCAGAAAGCTCCAGCCCAGAAAGCGCCTGCTCCAAAGGCATCTGGCAAGAAAGCATAG